In Palaemon carinicauda isolate YSFRI2023 chromosome 18, ASM3689809v2, whole genome shotgun sequence, a genomic segment contains:
- the LOC137657327 gene encoding uncharacterized protein has product MVQKALCSFDCEKNNDMVQKALCSFDCGKNNDMVQKALCSFDCEKSNDMVQKALCSFDCEKSNDMVQKALCSFDCEKSNDMVQKALCSFDCEKSNDMVQKALCSFDCEKNNYMVQKALCSFDCEKNNYMVQKALCSFDCEKNNYMVQKALCSFDCEKNNYMVQKALCSFDCEKNNYMVQKTVWSFDCEKNNYMLQKALCSFDCEKNNYMVQKALCSFDYEKNNYMVQKALCSFDCEKNNYMVQKALCSFDCEKNNYMVQKALCSFDCEKNNYMLQKALCSFDCEKNNYMVQKALCSFDYEKNNYMVQKALCSFDCEKNNYMVQKALCSFDCEKNNYMVQKTVWSFDCEKNNYMLQKALCSFDCEKNNYMVQKALCSFDCEKNALCSFDCEKNNY; this is encoded by the coding sequence ATGGTGCAGAAAGCACTGTGCAGCTTTGACTGTGAAAAGAATAACGACATGGTGCAGAAAGCATTGTGTAGCTTtgactgtggaaagaataatgacatgGTGCAGAAAGCACTGTGTAGCTTTGACTGTGAAAAGAGTAACGACATGGTGCAGAAAGCACTGTGTAGCTTTGACTGTGAAAAGAGTAACGACATGGTGCAGAAAGCACTGTGTAGCTTTGACTGTGAAAAGAGTAACGACATGGTGCAGAAAGCACTGTGTAGCTTTGACTGTGAAAAGAGTAACGACATGGTGCAGAAAGCACTGTGTAGCTTTGACTGTGAAAAGAATAACTACATGGTGCAGAAAGCACTGTGTAGCTTTGACTGTGAAAAGAATAACTACATGGTGCAGAAAGCACTGTGTAGCTTCGACTGTGAAAAGAATAACTACATGGTGCAGAAAGCACTGTGCAGCTTTGACTGTGAAAAGAATAACTACATGGTGCAGAAAGCACTGTGCAGCTTTGACTGTGAAAAGAATAACTACATGGTGCAGAAAACAGTGTGGAGCTTTGATTGTGAAAAGAATAACTACATGTTGCAGAAAGCATTGTGTAGCTTTGACTGTGAAAAGAATAACTACATGGTGCAGAAAGCACTGTGCAGCTTCGACTATGAAAAGAATAACTACATGGTGCAGAAAGCACTGTGCAGCTTTGACTGTGAAAAGAATAACTACATGGTGCAGAAAGCACTGTGCAGCTTTGACTGTGAAAAGAATAACTACATGGTGCAGAAAGCACTGTGCAGCTTTGACTGTGAAAAGAATAACTACATGTTGCAGAAAGCATTGTGTAGCTTTGACTGTGAAAAGAATAACTACATGGTGCAGAAAGCACTGTGCAGCTTCGACTATGAAAAGAATAACTACATGGTGCAGAAAGCACTGTGCAGCTTTGACTGTGAAAAGAATAACTACATGGTGCAGAAAGCACTGTGCAGCTTTGACTGTGAAAAGAATAACTACATGGTGCAGAAAACAGTGTGGAGCTTTGATTGTGAAAAGAATAACTACATGTTGCAGAAAGCATTGTGTAGCTTTGACTGTGAAAAGAATAACTACATGGTGCAGAAAGCATTGTGTAGCTTTGACTGTGAAAAGAATGCATTGTGTAGCTTTGACTGTGAAAAGAATAACTACTAA